Proteins from one Listeria weihenstephanensis genomic window:
- a CDS encoding PEX28-32 family peroxisomal membrane protein: MKISKSEHVKFSQLFSNIEAYANDEKNLNQTLNALSLENLEHLKAYLSGTIYLTPYHHIKSIIMCSFVGTPIIYFLFLHQANIFFSFIALLILLFIEIKLFHIAYKPPVHTHVILAHRRRKYDRIVQVIETILKKRYLKELQNAIIGF; the protein is encoded by the coding sequence TTGAAAATATCTAAATCTGAACATGTGAAATTCTCTCAACTGTTTTCCAACATCGAAGCCTATGCAAATGACGAAAAAAACCTAAACCAAACTTTAAATGCACTATCATTAGAAAACTTAGAACATCTGAAAGCCTATCTTTCAGGCACAATATATTTGACTCCCTATCACCATATTAAGTCAATAATCATGTGCTCATTTGTAGGAACACCTATCATCTATTTTTTATTTCTACATCAAGCAAATATTTTCTTCTCTTTTATAGCCTTACTTATTCTTTTATTCATCGAAATTAAGCTATTTCACATTGCATATAAACCGCCAGTTCACACCCACGTGATATTAGCCCACCGTAGACGAAAATATGATCGAATTGTTCAAGTCATCGAAACCATCCTAAAAAAACGCTACTTAAAAGAATTACAAAACGCAATCATCGGTTTCTAA
- a CDS encoding peptidoglycan D,D-transpeptidase FtsI family protein, giving the protein MKNRFIKKTDKPKKKRQVIPLRLNILFFVIFILFSALILRLGVVQIVQGETYKRQLEETDDVSVTKNVPRGVIYDRNYNLLVGNSAIKSITYTRSQKTQATEMISVAKKLDKLVAITPEKLTERDLQDYWILTHEKESLARLSKADQALDGAKVYKKQIAGVTKDDLAGLTDDDKRIATIYKKMTAGYALSQVALKSKGVTDEEIAKVSENLESLPGVDTTTDWNRFYTYDETLRSILGSVSTEKQGIPSDKVDYYLAQGYSRNDRVGRSYLEAQYESVLAGQKSKSNSVLDSSGNIIETVEKYEGSKGKDLVLSVDVEFQKKIEEILKKNMQIGKASGGSDLFDRAFAVAMDPYTGQVLALAGQKIDDKGEYEDYSLGNFTTAYNMGSTVKGATVLAGIMDGAISENQTFFDQPIKFKGTKAKSSWFNRNGEGGRTLDPVGALEISSNSYMYQVSMKMAGAKYVYDGPFRASAETFDKMRYYYNQFGLGVKTGIDLPGEQIGFKGDDKTMGKILDFSIGQYDSYTPLQLAQYGATIANGGSRVEPTMLKEIRDPSTNGDTVGKVATEIEPKILNQVGAPSSAIKEVQKGFYEVTHGGSGTGARYFNDVPVPVAGKTGTAQAYYDGPNKDAAMTVVWNTTFVGYAPAEKPEISIAVVVPWGYRETSTDPKVNMKISEEIFEAYYDLKEERAKAGKDTSKVDQPINNKAAAAAAQSKLND; this is encoded by the coding sequence GTGAAAAATAGATTTATTAAAAAGACAGACAAACCGAAGAAGAAAAGGCAAGTCATTCCGTTGCGCTTGAACATCTTATTTTTCGTGATATTTATACTATTCTCCGCCTTGATTTTGCGCCTAGGTGTCGTTCAGATCGTTCAAGGGGAAACTTATAAACGCCAATTAGAGGAAACAGATGATGTCAGTGTAACTAAGAATGTACCACGTGGCGTTATTTATGACCGAAATTATAACCTGTTAGTAGGGAATTCTGCGATTAAATCGATCACGTATACACGCAGCCAAAAAACACAAGCAACCGAGATGATTTCCGTCGCGAAGAAATTGGATAAATTGGTCGCGATCACGCCGGAGAAATTGACGGAACGCGATTTACAGGATTATTGGATTTTGACGCATGAGAAAGAATCATTAGCACGTTTAAGCAAAGCCGACCAAGCTTTGGACGGTGCAAAAGTGTACAAGAAACAAATTGCAGGCGTGACAAAAGATGATTTGGCGGGTCTGACTGACGATGACAAACGTATCGCGACGATTTATAAGAAAATGACGGCTGGTTATGCGTTATCTCAAGTTGCGCTGAAAAGTAAAGGCGTGACGGATGAGGAAATCGCGAAGGTAAGCGAGAATTTGGAAAGTTTGCCAGGCGTTGATACGACGACGGACTGGAATCGTTTTTATACGTATGACGAAACATTGCGTTCGATTTTAGGAAGTGTGTCGACGGAGAAACAAGGTATTCCGAGTGATAAAGTGGATTATTACTTAGCACAAGGTTACAGCCGGAATGACCGCGTTGGCCGGAGTTATTTAGAAGCACAGTATGAATCTGTGTTAGCTGGTCAGAAATCGAAGTCGAATAGTGTTCTGGATAGTAGCGGAAATATTATTGAGACTGTTGAGAAATATGAAGGATCTAAAGGTAAGGATTTAGTCTTGTCTGTGGATGTTGAATTTCAGAAGAAGATTGAGGAGATACTGAAGAAGAATATGCAGATTGGTAAAGCTTCAGGTGGATCTGATTTGTTTGACCGTGCATTTGCGGTTGCGATGGATCCATATACTGGGCAAGTCTTGGCGTTAGCTGGGCAAAAGATAGATGATAAGGGCGAGTATGAAGATTATTCGTTGGGTAACTTTACGACTGCTTACAACATGGGCTCGACCGTAAAGGGTGCTACAGTTCTTGCAGGGATAATGGATGGTGCAATTTCAGAAAATCAAACTTTCTTTGATCAACCCATTAAATTTAAAGGAACAAAAGCAAAAAGTTCATGGTTTAATAGAAATGGTGAAGGCGGGCGTACTCTAGATCCAGTTGGCGCTCTTGAAATTTCATCTAACTCTTATATGTACCAAGTTTCAATGAAGATGGCTGGTGCAAAATATGTTTATGACGGACCATTCCGTGCTTCGGCAGAAACTTTCGATAAAATGAGATATTATTATAATCAGTTTGGCTTAGGAGTTAAGACGGGTATCGATCTCCCAGGAGAACAAATTGGGTTTAAAGGTGATGATAAGACAATGGGTAAAATTCTCGATTTTTCCATTGGCCAGTACGATTCGTATACGCCTTTACAATTAGCACAGTATGGAGCGACCATTGCAAATGGTGGTTCTCGAGTTGAGCCAACAATGCTAAAAGAAATTCGTGATCCAAGTACAAACGGAGATACGGTTGGGAAAGTAGCAACAGAAATTGAACCGAAGATCTTAAATCAGGTGGGTGCACCAAGTTCAGCGATTAAAGAGGTTCAAAAAGGTTTCTATGAGGTGACTCATGGTGGAAGTGGGACAGGTGCAAGGTATTTTAATGACGTCCCAGTACCTGTCGCTGGAAAAACTGGTACTGCTCAGGCATATTATGATGGGCCAAATAAAGATGCTGCGATGACAGTAGTTTGGAACACAACTTTCGTGGGCTATGCACCTGCTGAAAAACCAGAAATATCCATCGCGGTTGTAGTTCCATGGGGATATAGAGAAACAAGTACAGATCCTAAAGTTAACATGAAGATATCTGAGGAGATATTTGAAGCTTATTATGATTTAAAAGAAGAGAGAGCAAAAGCTGGTAAGGATACATCGAAAGTGGATCAGCCAATTAATAATAAAGCAGCAGCTGCAGCTGCGCAAAGTAAATTAAATGATTAG
- a CDS encoding superoxide dismutase: MTYELPKLAYTYDALEPNFDKETMEIHYSKHHQTYVTKLNDALKGHDDLAAKSIEDLVADLNSVPEDIRTAVRNNGGGHANHTFFWEILSPQGGGEPSGALADAINSTFGSFDEFKTAFANAGVARFGSGWAWLVVKDGKLSIISTANQDSPLTEGYTPVIGLDVWEHAYYLKFQNVRPDYIKTFWNVVDWNKAGENYNAAK, translated from the coding sequence ATGACATATGAATTACCTAAATTAGCTTACACATACGATGCTTTGGAGCCGAATTTCGATAAAGAAACAATGGAGATTCATTACTCGAAACATCATCAAACTTACGTAACGAAATTAAATGATGCATTGAAAGGACATGACGATTTAGCTGCTAAATCTATCGAGGACTTAGTTGCTGATTTAAATAGTGTTCCTGAAGATATTCGTACTGCTGTTCGTAACAACGGTGGCGGACATGCGAACCACACATTCTTCTGGGAAATTCTTAGCCCTCAAGGTGGCGGCGAACCATCTGGAGCTTTGGCTGATGCGATTAACTCGACATTCGGTAGCTTCGATGAATTCAAAACAGCTTTTGCTAATGCGGGCGTGGCTCGTTTCGGTTCAGGTTGGGCGTGGCTAGTAGTGAAAGATGGCAAATTGTCTATCATTTCTACAGCAAACCAAGATTCACCTTTAACAGAAGGTTACACTCCAGTTATCGGTCTTGACGTTTGGGAACATGCTTACTACTTGAAATTCCAAAACGTTCGTCCAGATTATATCAAAACTTTCTGGAACGTAGTAGATTGGAATAAAGCTGGCGAAAACTACAACGCAGCAAAATAA
- a CDS encoding GNAT family N-acetyltransferase produces MWALRIERFAVCKTIQLKGTGTRMMKEVETYARATGLRFLILETLFESRDFYFKTGFSKLFDEPLSADVEHREAILILYKDLEYSGKIEEAYPDDD; encoded by the coding sequence ATATGGGCACTCCGAATTGAAAGATTTGCTGTCTGTAAAACAATTCAACTTAAAGGTACAGGTACAAGAATGATGAAAGAAGTTGAAACTTATGCAAGAGCAACGGGTTTGCGATTCTTAATATTAGAAACTCTATTTGAAAGTAGGGATTTTTACTTTAAGACAGGTTTTTCAAAACTTTTTGATGAGCCGTTAAGTGCAGATGTTGAACATAGGGAAGCAATACTCATTTTGTACAAAGACCTCGAGTATTCGGGGAAAATAGAAGAAGCTTATCCTGATGATGATTGA
- a CDS encoding DUF1189 domain-containing protein: MNIFKRFAKSIYSPEDIATYRADKIWKSIIYIILISILIFLPIGYHTATAANDAMKVGADTIKNDIPDFTVEDGKLVSDAKKPITIDQGSVYFYFDSTDSLTTDQIDNQLGSADSAIAFLSDKIYIKAPGVDQSVSYATAGIKSKEDLVNFYQSMEDMSKYFIPILLGIILLAMMFVTFFKVALYALFGFIMSGFGRMGISYFNNWNIAAYSMTLAAVFTIIMYWFQITVPYLSSINMAVSFIIIYLVIRTIPPTDLKQPTK, encoded by the coding sequence ATGAATATTTTCAAACGTTTTGCAAAAAGTATCTACTCTCCGGAAGATATCGCCACGTACCGCGCGGATAAAATATGGAAATCGATCATTTACATAATTCTAATTTCGATTCTTATCTTTTTACCGATCGGTTATCATACCGCAACAGCCGCAAATGACGCGATGAAAGTTGGCGCGGATACGATTAAAAATGACATCCCAGACTTTACTGTGGAGGATGGCAAATTAGTTTCGGATGCGAAAAAGCCAATCACGATTGATCAAGGTAGCGTTTATTTCTACTTTGACTCGACCGATAGCTTGACGACAGATCAAATCGATAACCAGCTCGGTTCGGCCGATAGCGCGATTGCTTTTTTATCTGATAAAATTTATATTAAAGCGCCTGGCGTAGACCAATCGGTTAGTTATGCGACGGCGGGGATTAAATCCAAAGAGGATCTCGTGAACTTCTATCAATCCATGGAAGACATGTCGAAATACTTTATCCCGATTTTACTTGGTATCATTTTACTCGCAATGATGTTCGTGACTTTCTTCAAAGTTGCCTTATACGCCCTATTTGGTTTCATTATGAGCGGATTTGGCCGTATGGGTATCAGTTATTTCAACAACTGGAATATCGCGGCGTATAGTATGACGCTTGCCGCTGTGTTTACGATTATTATGTATTGGTTCCAAATCACGGTTCCATATCTCTCATCAATCAACATGGCCGTCAGCTTTATCATCATTTATCTCGTGATTCGAACAATTCCACCAACGGATTTGAAGCAACCTACAAAATAA
- the ispG gene encoding flavodoxin-dependent (E)-4-hydroxy-3-methylbut-2-enyl-diphosphate synthase produces the protein MTERTHRSNTRPVKVGNLTIGGSNELFIQSMATTKTHDVEATVAEIHRLEEAGCQIVRVAVPDERAADALAEIKSRISIPLVADIHFDYRLALKAIEAGVDKIRINPGNIGRRDRVVKVVNAAKAKGIPIRIGVNAGSLEKKFIEKYGYPTAEGMVESALDHIKILEDLDFHDIIVSLKASDVNLAIEAYDLASKAFDYPLHLGITESGTQFAGGIKSAVGLGAILSKGIGNTLRVSLSADPVEEIKVAREVLKSFGLSSNAATLISCPTCGRIEIDLISIANEVEEYISTIKAPIKVAVLGCAVNGPGEAREADIGIAGARGEGLLFRHGKIVRKVPEETMVEELKKEIDILAEEYFAKKAAEEAEAAK, from the coding sequence TTGACAGAAAGAACACATAGATCCAATACCCGTCCCGTGAAGGTTGGAAATCTGACCATTGGCGGTAGTAATGAACTATTTATCCAAAGTATGGCAACGACGAAAACGCATGATGTAGAAGCCACGGTTGCTGAAATTCATCGCCTTGAGGAAGCTGGGTGCCAAATTGTTCGTGTCGCCGTCCCTGATGAGCGCGCAGCAGATGCCCTTGCTGAAATTAAAAGCAGAATTTCGATTCCACTCGTAGCTGATATCCATTTCGATTATCGTTTGGCGTTAAAAGCGATTGAAGCTGGTGTCGACAAAATTCGGATTAACCCAGGTAATATCGGTCGTCGCGATCGTGTTGTTAAAGTGGTTAACGCAGCGAAAGCAAAAGGAATTCCGATTCGTATCGGGGTTAACGCTGGTAGTCTTGAGAAGAAATTTATCGAGAAATATGGCTATCCAACCGCAGAAGGTATGGTAGAAAGTGCGCTCGATCATATCAAAATTTTAGAAGATCTTGATTTCCATGATATCATTGTGTCCCTAAAGGCATCCGATGTAAACTTGGCTATCGAAGCGTATGATTTAGCATCCAAAGCATTTGATTACCCGCTACATTTAGGAATAACAGAATCTGGTACGCAATTCGCCGGTGGTATTAAAAGTGCGGTCGGTCTTGGTGCGATTCTTAGCAAAGGCATTGGAAATACGCTACGTGTCTCCCTTTCCGCCGATCCTGTAGAGGAAATTAAAGTGGCGCGTGAAGTGTTGAAATCATTCGGTCTTTCGTCCAATGCTGCGACGCTTATCTCGTGTCCAACATGTGGCCGTATCGAAATTGATCTAATTAGTATCGCGAATGAAGTAGAAGAATATATTTCTACCATCAAAGCACCGATAAAAGTCGCTGTGCTTGGCTGTGCCGTAAATGGTCCAGGTGAAGCGCGTGAAGCCGATATCGGAATTGCTGGCGCTCGCGGAGAAGGCCTTCTCTTCCGTCATGGTAAAATTGTTCGTAAAGTTCCCGAAGAAACAATGGTTGAGGAATTGAAGAAAGAAATTGATATTTTAGCAGAAGAATATTTCGCAAAGAAAGCCGCGGAAGAAGCAGAAGCTGCAAAATAA